actatttaAGTGATGATTTACAACATTCATATGATGATAACTATACCAGCAGTCCTCTGCTCAACTTTATAAACCTTCTGCTGATGTAGAGggaagaatgaaaaaaaaaatgttgaatatttgACAGACTTTTGAAAGATGCATGTGTGGTGACTGGGGATGCGTACATTTTACATTTGAACTCAATACAGTCCTGATACCTGGTACCTGGGAATCAGTATCGTTACTTAACAGTATTcgttttaaatacttttgttcATTCTGGCTGCTCTGTGTTAGCAGGCTTAGATTTGGTTCTTTCAAATGCCTGAAAAAGGCTCAACTGTCTTTTCAAAATTTTGATAAACACAAACCATAAGAACCACATAGGCAGTAGGCTACGCAGGGTAGAAGAAGAATATAGCACCAGGATTCAAAATCAGCTACGTAAAATACAATAAGTGGCCTTTATGCATCTGTattaccccccccccaaaaaaaaaaaaaaagaacaccttCAAAAAAATCATAGGCACAGTGCGTACAGGATTCCAGCTGGCGGCACCACTGGCTAGCGTAATgtgcatcacattttaaaaacatactttGACCATATGCTTTAAATATTCACATTCTCTCACAAAGACAATCTCTAGTTGTGCTTAAGTCAGGCTCATGAAAGCATATACTACCGTTCAAGTGGTGATATGATGACAGACAACTGTTCCAACAGTCCTCTGCTCAGCTTCATAAACCTTCTGCTGATGCAGAgggaagaacaaaaaaacatatttcatgtaGAATATCTGACAGAATTTTGAAAGATGCATGTGTGGTGACTGGGAATGCGTACCTTTCATATTTGACCTGACACGGTACTTATACCTGGTACCTGGGAAACAGTATCGTTACTTTAAAGTTTTTGTGTGATGATTGATGGTAAAtgataaaatctttttttttaaatgaaacatttatttctcaatttataattaaatatattcaaACAACATACAACTGCCTCATCTTCCATTCCCTTAAAGTCACAGGGATGTGTTTTGTGTACCTAAACATGGTAACATTTGATTTTACATGAGTCAGTACCCGCTCGTGTCGACAAACTTTGGTCAGTTCCTTAAAGTAGTGAATTTGGTACCCATCCCTAGTAGTGACTTATTAAAACGGttctaaacatttattttggaaaaaataattcaacCTTCATTATTTATTGAGTTACTTCAACAACTTGGTCCAAAAgcagaaacttaaaaaaaaaatattgtggtgGTTTTCAAATATTTGGTTTCAGAACTGAAACAAAATCAGCAGCAGAGCAacttaactttttatttatttatttatgtaagaACCTCAACTTTTCCTTCAAAAGTAACTATTTGAGTTGTATCGAAGACAATACGTGTCAAAAACTAAAATACGGGAATGCAGgagaaaaacaggaagttaaaaATCTCTTTTTAATGTCTTGGAATTGTTTGTTGGGATTCTTTGTAGTTACTTCCCTCTTTTATACTCAGGAAAAGATAAAGGACAGATGGACAGTCCTCTTTCAACAACAGAACAGGTAAACTGCTTCTTTAAACATGTCACAAAGTGCTGATAGTTGTCTCGCTGCATGAAAAGTAATTTAATACATGTTTGTCAAATGTTTAAGAGCTCAACTGATTGTTGCCAAGGAGACCAAACAAATTTTCCAGCTACTCAGTCTTCTACTGATGATACTAACAGTCAACAAAATACTACAAATGGTAAATATCTGCTTTATTATTCATATTCTCCCACAAACTAAAATATGAGTATTCAAGAGAGAAACAGGAAGTtggtaatctttttttaatgtcttggaATTGTTTGTTGGGATTCTTGGTTAGTTACTTCCCTCTTTTATAAGCAGGAAAGGATAACAGACAGATGGACTTTTCTTCTTTCGAAACAGAACGGGTAAACTGCTTCTTTAAACATGTCACAAAGATCTGATAGTTGTCTCACTGCATGAAAGCTAATTTAATACATGTTTATCAAATGTTTATGAAGGGAAGCAATGCTGGAGATTGCGCAGCTAATCGTTGCCAAGGAGACCAAATGAAAGGTTCTCAGTCTTTAACTGATGACACTAACAGTCAAGAGAATACTACAAATGGTAAAGATctgcttcatacaataatattTTCTCACAAAGACACAATCTCTAGTCATGCTTAAGTCAGCCTTAtaattaagcaatatcacatGAGATGGAGTGCTGCTGTGCTGAAATATTAGCACTGGTATGAGTTGGCCATAGATTCAATTCAGAAAGTTCAATTTCCATTCATCCACCTAATGTGAGATGATGTTTGTAATTACACAGTCAAATTTGATGGGATCAATACATAAAACCATGAGAACTTATCTGATTTTGTCCCTTGTGACAAGataatagtttagtttttatacgtgaataaaaaaatagtcaGATTTGGTATAGCTTTTGTTAACATGCATTTCTTTGAAAATCAGTCATAGTCTAGGCTAGTGTTGTGGtactcaagaccggtcttggactcgagaccaaattttaaaggtctcggcctcggaagcattttgactcggtcttgtctcggactcgggctgcccggactcgggattttccgtcaagaatgtttgagaccagcactaattccagctttttcaaaacttttttataatgtgataataaagaGAAGAATggaataaaacaatcctttattcattctttaatccaccccgtataatgaccacaaccttccttaatgtgactgagtgacacgtgtgcgtgtgtgtgtgtgtgtgtgtgtgtgtgtgtgtgtgtgtgtgtgtgtgtgtgtgtgtgtgtgtgtgtgtgtgtgtgtgtgtgtgtgtgtgtgtggctacgatTTCAGTTTGGACGACAGAGTGCAAGGAGATataaactaatcaccggtaaaaaaaaaaatcccagtaaaactccagaaaacaatcaccagtaataaatattatctccctggtaaagacagtagctctaacaactggtaaaatgataaactggtgatattacagcctgtgaatgcaatacgggggacacatttactccgcctctgggtccgagtgccagccgtccggtgaagcctgttccgtttaccgaggtccgtgtgtgtttaataagaaAGTGTGTGTCCgagcagaatgactcaaataactgtaaagaggtcttatatgagtgtattttctttttaaagttgtgtttttttgaggctttagactccaattacatttatgtatataatatgttcccgacaatataaacaggttcacaatataattattttttatagtttctgtttgcactgtatccagaataataataataattctcaacaagaactattgattgatttgtcacatgactgttccagggtttgagtttgttgtatttagtttcacatctacctggagctctttgttttttagattgctgccaacttgtttgtagttttttttcactAAGTTTCACGTTTACAGTTaaagctggaaacctttgttaattgaatatcctagttcaTTGATTACAGCaactaaattaaactgtatcaactacatgaattaataaaaatggtctgtgtaaaggctttttcaaactaaaaatctaTCTTGTGGACTCtatgacctgttgacctgcacaactcaaagaatcagaatcaagaatcattatttcttggcagaaatacttttaaacacttgctgtacattcagctgacataaaaatcttggtttcaaatatgtagaataattgtgaatttatcagtagcagtcgtcgttttaatattttagttaatttttttgcaggcacctttgaTGTccctcaaatgtatttaaaataaactaaaattaagaaagaatgttatttaactgtcgaaccttgtcataattttttttagttacatatttttttaaattgaaaaaaatttttttatggtcttggtctcggtctcggcttgtctcagtcttggtcttgactcagtctcggctcccaaaagtcttggtcttatcttggtctcggtgcattctggtctcgggcaattcttggtcttggatagtgtggtcttgaacacaacactagtctaggcattttcattttaaaatgtagtcAAAAAATACTATGACAAAAAGTTTAAGTGGAAAAAGTTAAGACTGCCTCTCATGgtattttcaaaagaaaagtgatGATGGTTTATGGGATGGcaagaaatgtaaaatgtacCTTAAAATACGAGTCAAACTGCTATGACAATTTGGAGATCGTTAGAGTTTTTTGTGTATGATGTTTTTGATGCAGTTCATTCTGAAGACTCAGTGCTTTCTTTCTGTGTTCTGATTTCTACAGCTGcaaatgtcaaaaaaataatggattttatgaggaaaaaatctctaaatcatgtttttctatttatttattctttacacAGAAATTAACCTGGAAAGCTTTCTAAAGGATCTTGGTTTGGAAcagcattacagaaaaaaactatcACTTCAAAATATACTTCAAATTGATAAGAAGACCATTGATGATGAACCTGCCAAGTGTAAATCACACCTTCCCtggcattttttaaagaaactgaTGATGGTTAATGTGACAGcaagaaatgtaaaatatgaTTCAGATAAAAATTCAAATGATGATGGCATGTCAGAGAACACAGAGTTAGATTTCAATGATCTTTTTGATGTAGCTAATTCAGAAGACATGGTAAATCCTCTAGATGTGATAACTGCTCTATTTCTGTGTTCTGATGGGTTTGTTCAGCAGCAAATGGCTCTGAAGATGTCAATGTGTCAGTTTCCAGTGCCCTTGCTGCTTCCCAGTTGTGACAGTCAACAGTGCACATTGATGCTGTGGGCTATGAGAGACATTGTAAAGCAGTATAGACCTGAAGCTCTTTCAGAGTCCAAGGACTTCACAGAAGAAAGAATAGTCCTCTCTAATCTACCAATGGTCTCCTTTGTGAGACTGGGTGAGTGCTCCCTGTCAAAGTCAGAGACCCTGAACAAGCTGCTGAGTAACTCACAGCAGTACCACAACATCTTTGTTCACCACAACATGGAATGTGGTGACAGTCCACGAAGAATATCCAATGGGTTGACTGAAATTACTTGGTACCTTCCTTgtggcaacaaaaacattgatattTTCAGTCAACCAGTGGCAGTGGCTAACCTTCGTGGAGACATTGAATCTTTTGAGACACAATATGCATTTCTGTGTCAGGCATCTGCAgcagtttttgtgtttcttgacAAGTTAGATGATCTGAGCCGTCTCTCTAAAAAGCAACATCACCAAACACAGATTTTCTTAGTAGGTAACATAGGTGACAAATTCCCTGATGTTACCTTTCTAAATCAggtaacaaaaacattaggctTGACCAAAAACAACCTACTTTTTAAGAAAAACCAAGAAAATTATGCAAATTTTATCAAACGTTTGAGGGAAGCAGTTTCTAAAGTTATTTCTAAGACAGAGAGAAAGATGAGTATTGAGCAGATGGCTAACATTGCCCATGAACTGAGAATCTGGGTCGATGAAGACTTTCCTGAGTGTCAAACAGCAAAACAACATGCTGATGCCATCACTGCAGagattcaagacactttgacaTTCAAAGAAGAGCAGCTTCCATTACAAGGCCAAATATGGAAGGAACTGACAAGTCTAGAGAAAGAAGAGTTTCGCCTTCAAAAGCTTGGATCTGAAAACATAGAAAAGCGTAAAAGTGACCTAAAAGAAAAGATAGATACACTGCGACAAAACCAAAACTCTAAAGACTTTTCAAATGCAATGAAAAGCTTCATCACTGCATTGTCTTTGCCGCAGATAGAGAGGAACTACTTTCTAAAGTGGATGCAGATATACCTTGATGATGTGTCTCGCATTAAACTGTCTGAACTCAGGGATCTGTatgaagaaaagagaaaaagctCTGAGAACAAAGAGGAGATCAAACAACTTGACCAACAACTGACCAACAGTTCATTGGGGACTGAACACTTTTTCCGTGAAATGGGTCAGATGTACGAAGCTTCACGGTTCCTTCCAGAAACAGATCCATCCCGAcaacaactgaaatatttaccTGAACTGTGTGCACAGTTGTTAATGGATGGATTTCCTTTTGAACTTGTGGATGGAGATGCATCCAACATACCCCTTCAATGGGTCAGTGATGTTCTCTCTCAGCTTAATGAAATAGTTTCTCCAAAGAACAAGATCTTGGTGGTCACAGTACTTGGAGTTCAGAGCACAGGAAAGTCCACTCTCCTTAACACCATGTTTGGAGTGCAGTTTGCAGTCAGCTGTGGTCGATGCACTCGAGGAGCCTTCATGTTGCTCATCAAAGTCCATGAAGAGTTTAAGACAGTCCTAAACTGTGACTTCATTGTGATCATTGACACTGAGGGCCTAAAGTCACTAGAGGGGGCTCAATTGAACAAAAACAGAGACTATGATAATAAGCTTGCAACACTTGTTGTGGGGATGAGCAATATAACTATTACAAACCTTGCAACAGAGAATTTAACTGAAATGAAGGACATCCTTCAAATAGTGCTGCATGCATTTCTCAGGGTAAGGGAGATAGACAAAAAACCTAAATGTATCTTTGTTCACCAGAATGTTTCAAGTGCAGCAGCCCATGAGAAGAACACACAAGCCCAGGATCATCTGTTAAAACTGTTGAATGAACTAACTCAGACCATTGCCCAAACTGACCAAAAAGAGTGCAAGAGCTTTTCTGATATAATGGAGTACAATCCCAACACTGGGAACTTTTTCATTCCTGGGCTCTGGAATGGGAACCCACCAATGGCTCCAGTAAATGTAGGCTACAGTGAAGCTGTATATGAGCTAAAAAAGAGCCTCATCCAGCCAATGGAAAATGTTGATTTTGGTGCGTATTCTATTTGTAAGTTTCAAAGCTGCTTGAAGATCTTGTGGGATGCAATAAAGCATGAAAACCTTTTACTCAGTTTCAGAGATAGTCTTGAAACCGTAGCACACAACAGACTGAGAACAGAGTTTGAGGATTGGGACAACAAATTCATAAATGAAGTGAAACAGTGGATAACAGATGCAGAGACAAAAATATCAAACCGTAAATcaaataatttaacaaaatcTGAAACAAAGAAATTAgtcaaagcattaaaaaaaacagctacaATTATGCTGTCTGATGGGGAGAGAAAAATCCTTGATAATCTGACTCAGTATTTTAGTCAGACAGAAGGTCTTGTACATCTGGTCACAGGATACAGGGagaattatgagaaaaaagtaaagaaagatAGACAGGGTTTGGAAAAACTTGTAAATACTCGGCTTCAAATGGCAGAAGATATCGCACTGAAAAGGTATTATAGACAAAATTATGTGTGagtaataaaagcaaaaaatccATATTGCACCTGAGGATTTACATGAAAAAGGTGTCAAATGAGTGACAGAATATTATACCAAAATGGAACTTACTGTTTGGAATATGGccattttaactcattcagtgccagccatttttaaattttctacccccctcagtgccagccatttttgagcattttacGGCACAGTTCCAGGAGTCAAAACAACTTAAACTCAATGTGACAAACGTGCTTGAGGAAAGCACAAATTGCTTCATGGAGGGTTATTAATCTTGTTAATTTGCTGTGATGGTAAACAATGTTGTCTAGCATTGCATGTTTTTACCTGAATCCTGAAATATGGTTTTTAGTGGTAGCCTAGATAGTGGTCAGAGGAGAGGGCTGGAGGACTGGAATgactttattaatcactagcgtGAAAAACAAAGGTTAATATTACAGTTTTAATAAGAACCCTGTCCCCTCATCCCTGCAAGGACCCCCGCTTCCTGGACAGCCTTTTTAGAGGGTTCTCGACTCATCTTTTTTCAACCTAAAAGCTAATGTTCtttataatttgtttttccTTCACCTCTATAATCAGTTTCATATTCTTTGTTTTAATATATTGTTCTTTAACGTGTTGCCTGTGTTGTTCCATTAAATGTAATTGTCTAGATTGTGTTATTCTTGCAGTTATGCACATTGTAATTCACGAATGAAaactaatgaaataaatgtttccCTACATTATTCCTTCTTTGTATTAATTGTTGATTTTTAATCTCCATTTAAGGTTTTCCATGTGTACTTTAgtttatgtaaaataaaatgtaatggcTTGAGCCACTATAGAGTCTTGTACCTGGGAGATGAAATTCGGCTTTGCGTGGTAAGTATCTACATAACACTGTTTTAACAAAACATATGATATACTGACCGGAACATATAATTTGACACAATATGTCTGCCGGTTCTAGTCAAATTgcactgatattaaaaactaaaagtgACAGACTATTGACTGACAGattaatagctgggtttcagtcACGTGATTATGATGACGCACGCAAGGGGCACAATTtcagat
This window of the Gouania willdenowi chromosome 18, fGouWil2.1, whole genome shotgun sequence genome carries:
- the LOC114480654 gene encoding up-regulator of cell proliferation-like isoform X13, with amino-acid sequence MDSPPPTTEQSSTDCCQGHQTDPPGPQSSTDDTNIQQNTTNERDKGQMDFSSSKTEQGSNAGDCAANRCQGDQMKGSQSLTDDTNSQENTTNGRDKGQMDISPPTTEQKGINAGNCSADICQGDQTDPPGPQSSTDDTNSQQNTTNGRDKGQMDSPPPTTEQSSTDCCQGDQTNPPGPQSSTDDTKSQQNTNGNDKGQRNSHLPTTEQSSTDCCQGDQTDPPGPQSSTDDSNSQQNTTNGKDKGQMDSPLSTTEQSSTDCCQGDQTNFPATQSSTDDTNSQQNTTNAGKDNRQMDFSSFETERGSNAGDCAANRCQGDQMKGSQSLTDDTNSQENTTNEINLESFLKDLGLEQHYRKKLSLQNILQIDKKTIDDEPAKCKSHLPWHFLKKLMMVNVTARNVKYDSDKNSNDDGMSENTELDFNDLFDVANSEDMVNPLDVITALFLCSDGFVQQQMALKMSMCQFPVPLLLPSCDSQQCTLMLWAMRDIVKQYRPEALSESKDFTEERIVLSNLPMVSFVRLGECSLSKSETLNKLLSNSQQYHNIFVHHNMECGDSPRRISNGLTEITWYLPCGNKNIDIFSQPVAVANLRGDIESFETQYAFLCQASAAVFVFLDKLDDLSRLSKKQHHQTQIFLVGNIGDKFPDVTFLNQVTKTLGLTKNNLLFKKNQENYANFIKRLREAVSKVISKTERKMSIEQMANIAHELRIWVDEDFPECQTAKQHADAITAEIQDTLTFKEEQLPLQGQIWKELTSLEKEEFRLQKLGSENIEKRKSDLKEKIDTLRQNQNSKDFSNAMKSFITALSLPQIERNYFLKWMQIYLDDVSRIKLSELRDLYEEKRKSSENKEEIKQLDQQLTNSSLGTEHFFREMGQMYEASRFLPETDPSRQQLKYLPELCAQLLMDGFPFELVDGDASNIPLQWVSDVLSQLNEIVSPKNKILVVTVLGVQSTGKSTLLNTMFGVQFAVSCGRCTRGAFMLLIKVHEEFKTVLNCDFIVIIDTEGLKSLEGAQLNKNRDYDNKLATLVVGMSNITITNLATENLTEMKDILQIVLHAFLRVREIDKKPKCIFVHQNVSSAAAHEKNTQAQDHLLKLLNELTQTIAQTDQKECKSFSDIMEYNPNTGNFFIPGLWNGNPPMAPVNVGYSEAVYELKKSLIQPMENVDFGAYSICKFQSCLKILWDAIKHENLLLSFRDSLETVAHNRLRTEFEDWDNKFINEVKQWITDAETKISNRKSNNLTKSETKKLVKALKKTATIMLSDGERKILDNLTQYFSQTEGLVHLVTGYRENYEKKVKKDRQGLEKLVNTRLQMAEDIALKRYYRQNYV
- the LOC114480654 gene encoding up-regulator of cell proliferation-like isoform X11; this translates as MDSPPPTTEQSSTDCCQGHQTDPPGPQSSTDDTNIQQNTTNGNDKGQRDSPPPTTEQKGRNAGNCSADICQGDQTDPPGPQSSTDDTNSQQNTTNGRDKGQMDISPPTTEQGINAGNCSADICQGDQTDPPGPQSSTDDTNSQQNTTNGRDKGQMDSPPPTTEQSSTDCCQGDQTNPPGPQSSTDDTKSQQNTNGNDKGQRNSHLPTTEQSSTDCCQGDQTDPPGPQSSTDDSNSQQNTTNGKDKGQMDSPLSTTEQSSTDCCQGDQTNFPATQSSTDDTNSQQNTTNAGKDNRQMDFSSFETERGSNAGDCAANRCQGDQMKGSQSLTDDTNSQENTTNEINLESFLKDLGLEQHYRKKLSLQNILQIDKKTIDDEPAKCKSHLPWHFLKKLMMVNVTARNVKYDSDKNSNDDGMSENTELDFNDLFDVANSEDMVNPLDVITALFLCSDGFVQQQMALKMSMCQFPVPLLLPSCDSQQCTLMLWAMRDIVKQYRPEALSESKDFTEERIVLSNLPMVSFVRLGECSLSKSETLNKLLSNSQQYHNIFVHHNMECGDSPRRISNGLTEITWYLPCGNKNIDIFSQPVAVANLRGDIESFETQYAFLCQASAAVFVFLDKLDDLSRLSKKQHHQTQIFLVGNIGDKFPDVTFLNQVTKTLGLTKNNLLFKKNQENYANFIKRLREAVSKVISKTERKMSIEQMANIAHELRIWVDEDFPECQTAKQHADAITAEIQDTLTFKEEQLPLQGQIWKELTSLEKEEFRLQKLGSENIEKRKSDLKEKIDTLRQNQNSKDFSNAMKSFITALSLPQIERNYFLKWMQIYLDDVSRIKLSELRDLYEEKRKSSENKEEIKQLDQQLTNSSLGTEHFFREMGQMYEASRFLPETDPSRQQLKYLPELCAQLLMDGFPFELVDGDASNIPLQWVSDVLSQLNEIVSPKNKILVVTVLGVQSTGKSTLLNTMFGVQFAVSCGRCTRGAFMLLIKVHEEFKTVLNCDFIVIIDTEGLKSLEGAQLNKNRDYDNKLATLVVGMSNITITNLATENLTEMKDILQIVLHAFLRVREIDKKPKCIFVHQNVSSAAAHEKNTQAQDHLLKLLNELTQTIAQTDQKECKSFSDIMEYNPNTGNFFIPGLWNGNPPMAPVNVGYSEAVYELKKSLIQPMENVDFGAYSICKFQSCLKILWDAIKHENLLLSFRDSLETVAHNRLRTEFEDWDNKFINEVKQWITDAETKISNRKSNNLTKSETKKLVKALKKTATIMLSDGERKILDNLTQYFSQTEGLVHLVTGYRENYEKKVKKDRQGLEKLVNTRLQMAEDIALKRYYRQNYV
- the LOC114480654 gene encoding up-regulator of cell proliferation-like isoform X3 is translated as MDSPPPTTEQSSTDCCQGHQTDPPGPQSSTDDTNIQQNTTNGNDKGQRDSPPPTTEQGRNAGNCSADICQGDQTDPPGPQSSTDDTNSQQNTTNERDKGQMDFSSSKTEQGSNAGDCAANRCQGDQMKGSQSLTDDTNSQENTTNGRDKGQMDISPPTTEQKGINAGNCSADICQGDQTDPPGPQSSTDDTNSQQNTTNGRDKGQMDSPPPTTEQSSTDCCQGDQTNPPGPQSSTDDTKSQQNTNGNDKGQRNSHLPTTEQSSTDCCQGDQTDPPGPQSSTDDSNSQQNTTNGKDKGQMDSPLSTTEQSSTDCCQGDQTNFPATQSSTDDTNSQQNTTNAGKDNRQMDFSSFETERGSNAGDCAANRCQGDQMKGSQSLTDDTNSQENTTNEINLESFLKDLGLEQHYRKKLSLQNILQIDKKTIDDEPAKCKSHLPWHFLKKLMMVNVTARNVKYDSDKNSNDDGMSENTELDFNDLFDVANSEDMVNPLDVITALFLCSDGFVQQQMALKMSMCQFPVPLLLPSCDSQQCTLMLWAMRDIVKQYRPEALSESKDFTEERIVLSNLPMVSFVRLGECSLSKSETLNKLLSNSQQYHNIFVHHNMECGDSPRRISNGLTEITWYLPCGNKNIDIFSQPVAVANLRGDIESFETQYAFLCQASAAVFVFLDKLDDLSRLSKKQHHQTQIFLVGNIGDKFPDVTFLNQVTKTLGLTKNNLLFKKNQENYANFIKRLREAVSKVISKTERKMSIEQMANIAHELRIWVDEDFPECQTAKQHADAITAEIQDTLTFKEEQLPLQGQIWKELTSLEKEEFRLQKLGSENIEKRKSDLKEKIDTLRQNQNSKDFSNAMKSFITALSLPQIERNYFLKWMQIYLDDVSRIKLSELRDLYEEKRKSSENKEEIKQLDQQLTNSSLGTEHFFREMGQMYEASRFLPETDPSRQQLKYLPELCAQLLMDGFPFELVDGDASNIPLQWVSDVLSQLNEIVSPKNKILVVTVLGVQSTGKSTLLNTMFGVQFAVSCGRCTRGAFMLLIKVHEEFKTVLNCDFIVIIDTEGLKSLEGAQLNKNRDYDNKLATLVVGMSNITITNLATENLTEMKDILQIVLHAFLRVREIDKKPKCIFVHQNVSSAAAHEKNTQAQDHLLKLLNELTQTIAQTDQKECKSFSDIMEYNPNTGNFFIPGLWNGNPPMAPVNVGYSEAVYELKKSLIQPMENVDFGAYSICKFQSCLKILWDAIKHENLLLSFRDSLETVAHNRLRTEFEDWDNKFINEVKQWITDAETKISNRKSNNLTKSETKKLVKALKKTATIMLSDGERKILDNLTQYFSQTEGLVHLVTGYRENYEKKVKKDRQGLEKLVNTRLQMAEDIALKRYYRQNYV
- the LOC114480654 gene encoding up-regulator of cell proliferation-like isoform X4; protein product: MDSPPPTTEQSSTDCCQGHQTDPPGPQSSTDDTNIQQNTTNGNDKGQRDSPPPTTEQKGRNAGNCSADICQGDQTDPPGPQSSTDDTNSQQNTTNERDKGQMDFSSSKTEQGSNAGDCAANRCQGDQMKGSQSLTDDTNSQENTTNGRDKGQMDISPPTTEQGINAGNCSADICQGDQTDPPGPQSSTDDTNSQQNTTNGRDKGQMDSPPPTTEQSSTDCCQGDQTNPPGPQSSTDDTKSQQNTNGNDKGQRNSHLPTTEQSSTDCCQGDQTDPPGPQSSTDDSNSQQNTTNGKDKGQMDSPLSTTEQSSTDCCQGDQTNFPATQSSTDDTNSQQNTTNAGKDNRQMDFSSFETERGSNAGDCAANRCQGDQMKGSQSLTDDTNSQENTTNEINLESFLKDLGLEQHYRKKLSLQNILQIDKKTIDDEPAKCKSHLPWHFLKKLMMVNVTARNVKYDSDKNSNDDGMSENTELDFNDLFDVANSEDMVNPLDVITALFLCSDGFVQQQMALKMSMCQFPVPLLLPSCDSQQCTLMLWAMRDIVKQYRPEALSESKDFTEERIVLSNLPMVSFVRLGECSLSKSETLNKLLSNSQQYHNIFVHHNMECGDSPRRISNGLTEITWYLPCGNKNIDIFSQPVAVANLRGDIESFETQYAFLCQASAAVFVFLDKLDDLSRLSKKQHHQTQIFLVGNIGDKFPDVTFLNQVTKTLGLTKNNLLFKKNQENYANFIKRLREAVSKVISKTERKMSIEQMANIAHELRIWVDEDFPECQTAKQHADAITAEIQDTLTFKEEQLPLQGQIWKELTSLEKEEFRLQKLGSENIEKRKSDLKEKIDTLRQNQNSKDFSNAMKSFITALSLPQIERNYFLKWMQIYLDDVSRIKLSELRDLYEEKRKSSENKEEIKQLDQQLTNSSLGTEHFFREMGQMYEASRFLPETDPSRQQLKYLPELCAQLLMDGFPFELVDGDASNIPLQWVSDVLSQLNEIVSPKNKILVVTVLGVQSTGKSTLLNTMFGVQFAVSCGRCTRGAFMLLIKVHEEFKTVLNCDFIVIIDTEGLKSLEGAQLNKNRDYDNKLATLVVGMSNITITNLATENLTEMKDILQIVLHAFLRVREIDKKPKCIFVHQNVSSAAAHEKNTQAQDHLLKLLNELTQTIAQTDQKECKSFSDIMEYNPNTGNFFIPGLWNGNPPMAPVNVGYSEAVYELKKSLIQPMENVDFGAYSICKFQSCLKILWDAIKHENLLLSFRDSLETVAHNRLRTEFEDWDNKFINEVKQWITDAETKISNRKSNNLTKSETKKLVKALKKTATIMLSDGERKILDNLTQYFSQTEGLVHLVTGYRENYEKKVKKDRQGLEKLVNTRLQMAEDIALKRYYRQNYV
- the LOC114480654 gene encoding up-regulator of cell proliferation-like isoform X15, with amino-acid sequence MDSPPPTTEQSSTDCCQGHQTDPPGPQSSTDDTNIQQNTTNGNDKGQRDSPPPTTEQKGRNAGNCSADICQGDQTDPPGPQSSTDDTNSQQNTTNERDKGQMDFSSSKTEQGSNAGDCAANRCQGDQMKGSQSLTDDTNSQENTTNGRDKGQMDISPPTTEQGINAGNCSADICQGDQTDPPGPQSSTDDTNSQQNTTNGKDKGQMDSPLSTTEQSSTDCCQGDQTNFPATQSSTDDTNSQQNTTNAGKDNRQMDFSSFETERGSNAGDCAANRCQGDQMKGSQSLTDDTNSQENTTNEINLESFLKDLGLEQHYRKKLSLQNILQIDKKTIDDEPAKCKSHLPWHFLKKLMMVNVTARNVKYDSDKNSNDDGMSENTELDFNDLFDVANSEDMVNPLDVITALFLCSDGFVQQQMALKMSMCQFPVPLLLPSCDSQQCTLMLWAMRDIVKQYRPEALSESKDFTEERIVLSNLPMVSFVRLGECSLSKSETLNKLLSNSQQYHNIFVHHNMECGDSPRRISNGLTEITWYLPCGNKNIDIFSQPVAVANLRGDIESFETQYAFLCQASAAVFVFLDKLDDLSRLSKKQHHQTQIFLVGNIGDKFPDVTFLNQVTKTLGLTKNNLLFKKNQENYANFIKRLREAVSKVISKTERKMSIEQMANIAHELRIWVDEDFPECQTAKQHADAITAEIQDTLTFKEEQLPLQGQIWKELTSLEKEEFRLQKLGSENIEKRKSDLKEKIDTLRQNQNSKDFSNAMKSFITALSLPQIERNYFLKWMQIYLDDVSRIKLSELRDLYEEKRKSSENKEEIKQLDQQLTNSSLGTEHFFREMGQMYEASRFLPETDPSRQQLKYLPELCAQLLMDGFPFELVDGDASNIPLQWVSDVLSQLNEIVSPKNKILVVTVLGVQSTGKSTLLNTMFGVQFAVSCGRCTRGAFMLLIKVHEEFKTVLNCDFIVIIDTEGLKSLEGAQLNKNRDYDNKLATLVVGMSNITITNLATENLTEMKDILQIVLHAFLRVREIDKKPKCIFVHQNVSSAAAHEKNTQAQDHLLKLLNELTQTIAQTDQKECKSFSDIMEYNPNTGNFFIPGLWNGNPPMAPVNVGYSEAVYELKKSLIQPMENVDFGAYSICKFQSCLKILWDAIKHENLLLSFRDSLETVAHNRLRTEFEDWDNKFINEVKQWITDAETKISNRKSNNLTKSETKKLVKALKKTATIMLSDGERKILDNLTQYFSQTEGLVHLVTGYRENYEKKVKKDRQGLEKLVNTRLQMAEDIALKRYYRQNYV